One stretch of Pomacea canaliculata isolate SZHN2017 linkage group LG1, ASM307304v1, whole genome shotgun sequence DNA includes these proteins:
- the LOC112573798 gene encoding LOW QUALITY PROTEIN: ecdysone-inducible protein E75-like (The sequence of the model RefSeq protein was modified relative to this genomic sequence to represent the inferred CDS: deleted 1 base in 1 codon) has product MVVAGVMSRPTKRPVSSVTGAPQGGHILCRVCGDKASGFHYGVFSCEGCKGFFRRTIRQKITYKPCENPKGCLIMRISRNRCQYCRLQKCVTVGMSHEAVRLGRCPKKDRPSSNSFFVLPQSASGAVDIDKQVKTEQMVLAIHDAFKAAVLDYDAIAKQLSPEEPTDILSLEKSKSIYTRYIPTIVRCISTFAKEIPQFLDLAQEDQRVLIKSCILEAAVIHDCTHVHLSGQHWLDDKLKFRLHCDGPSRLGLIGEVFAHFHQLVLKLRKLDLTDVEVSLLCALVLFCPDREGLRTTRLLENLEADIAMALKCQLLLNHGDGSLLFARIVEAVVDLRTVSTKYLDQILNARVENTSDFNYCPSSTPPLKTEALSPAPTPADSSSSSSSFSSSSSSATSSSTSDLGGLRRSDEVGEDVDMSPPQSSLENTEKSPIDGKDMKAEVPLSGPVVLKAGKEHSPIPSPPPESHQGKKSCGRSQKKLDNSSSIFQTLLL; this is encoded by the exons GGCTTCTTCCGGCGCACCATTCGCCAGAAGATCACGTACAAGCCGTGCGAGAACCCCAAGGGCTGCCTCATCATGCGCATCAGCAGGAACCGATGCCAGTACTGCCGCCTGCAGAAGTGCGTCACCGTGGGCATGTCACACGAAG CCGTGCGTCTGGGCCGCTGCCCGAAGAAGGACCGGCCAAGCAGCAACAGCTTCTTCGTGCTGCCGCAGAGCGCTAGTGGCGCCGTGGACATCGACAAGCAGGTCAAGACGGAGCAGATGGTGCTGGCCATCCACGACGCCTTCAAAGCCGCTGTGCTTGACTACGATGCCATCGCCAAGCAACTGTCCCCAGAGGAG CCCACCGACATCCTGAGCTTGGAAAAGTCCAAGAGCATCTACACCCGCTACATCCCAACCATCGTGCGCTGCATCAGCACCTTCGCCAAGGAGATCCCGCAATTCCTGGACCTGGCGCAGGAGGACCAGCGCGTGCTGATCAAAAGCTGCATCCTAGAGGCGGCCGTCATCCACGACTGCACGCACGTGCACCTGAGCGGCCAGCACTGGCTGGACGACAAGCTCAAGTTCCGCCTGCATTGCGACGGTCCTTCCCGCCTGGGCCTCATCGGGGAAGTGTTCGCGCACTTCCACCAGCTGGTGCTGAAGCTGCGGAAGCTGGATCTCACCGACGTGGAGGTCTCACTGCTTTGCGCCCTCGTCCTCTTCTGTCCAG ATCGCGAGGGCCTA CGAACGACCCGTCTGCTTGAGAACCTGGAGGCGGACATCGCTATGGCGCTTAAGTGTCAGCTGCTGCTGAACCACGGTGATGGATCACTGCTCTTTGCCCGCATTGTGGAGGCCGTAGTGGACCTGCGTACCGTCAGCACCAAGTACCTGGACCAGATCCTCAACGCGCGCGTGGAGAACACCTCCGACTTCAACTACTGTCCGTCTTCCACTCCCCCGCTCAAGACCGAAGCTCTTTCGCCCGCACCAACACCGGCTGACAGCTCCTCCTCTTcgtcttcattttcatcatcgtcatcatcggcCACGTCGTCATCGACTAGCGACCTCGGCGGGCTGCGGCGGAGTGACGAGGTCGGCGAAGACGTGGACATGTCACCCCCGCAGTCGTCGCTGGAGAACACAGAGAAAAGCCCCATAGATGGGAAGGATATGAAGGCGGAGGTACCCTTGTCGGGGCCTGTTGTGCTGAAAGCTGGTAAAGAACATTCACCGATTCCTTCTCCTCCACCAGAGAGTCATCAAGGGAAAAAAAGCTGCGGTCGAAGCCAGAAAAAACTCGACAACTCGTCAAGCATCTTCCAGACCCTCCTCCTCTGA
- the LOC112573818 gene encoding uncharacterized protein LOC112573818 isoform X3, with protein sequence MLATAKKQEDALEVLLDYLYLMQEAANAYATELIWAFLLMIGAVSLWIWRLLGLQEAERHHLYMANSRPVFSRYLSPFQPSYFAAVYKSRLAAKDRSTSDGGGILSSSDITTSGHDELFYKYRPVPRGLWRSYDAKAENERSAPEERFLGQSNTKGGARNLGMFPSPRYHSPSLKLLGRQRSSSTARLSSIDKPKKTEHQRSPEHYRFKSSHRLQQPMNSFDDTRFVEISTESTAVVRKQDNLQDLSEQTTRLTCDQDWTVAGDRNKGIAPSDDPIHGALHTGRKILGRLEVSSDSPTKLRGFWNKVSRIPVKRYSDDQGSQVETEKAEREGEDEKIVKGEAEPIPAPDGGPSAVDKVLPHSQASRLPPVPTLVEPSAGTTASSSTPKIDAASAKDSVTDRGTSSSLGLGDLEASKSKETPKNMCCLLPDNAEEELVQRLKRKMLSSKFDRSSINSSRIKTPTPIPLARRKSWLSEPKAETSHDPLLGAKIPPYASGAAPEDEKCDVQGDQTSPSQDGAHRASKR encoded by the exons ATGCTTGCCACAGCAAAG AAGCAGGAAGATGCGCTGGAAGTTTTGCTGGACTACCTCTACCTGATGCAGGAAGCAGCAAACGCATATGCCACAGAACTCATCTGGGCCTT CCTACTGATGATTGGCGCTGTAAGTCTGTGGATATGGCGTTTACTGGGCCTGCAGGAAGCCGAGCGTCATCACCTGTACATGGCCAACTCCCGCCCGGTTTTCTCGCGATACTTGTCGCCTTTCCAACCTTCCTACTTTGCGGCG GTTTACAAGAGTCGGTTGGCTGCTAAAGACAGATCCACAT CTGATGGTGGAGGCATCCTCAGTTCCAGTGACATAACAACTAG TGGTCACGATGAACTGTTTTACAAGTACCGCCCCGTTCCTCGAGGACTCTGGCGCTCTTATGACGCCAAGGCGGAAAACGAGCGATCTGCTCCGGAAGAGAGGTTTCTGGGACAGAGCAACACCAAAGGTGGCGCAAGGAACCTGGGGATGTTCCCATCTCCTCGCTATCACTCTCCAAGCCTCAAACTGCTCGGCAGGCAAAG GTCAAGTAGCACCGCGAGACTGTCATCGATTGACAAGCCTAAAAAAACCGAGCACCAGCGGTCGCCGGAGCATTACCGATTCAAGTCCTCCCATCGACTACAGCAACCCATGAACTCTTTCGACGACACGCGCTTCGTGGAGATTTCGACGGAGTCCACGGCCGTGGTTCGCAAGCAGGATAACCTTCAGGATCTGTCGGAGCAGACCACTCGTCTAACTTGCGATCAGGACTGGACAGTCGCCGGCGACAGAAACAAGGGCATAGCACCTTCTGATGACCCGATCCACGGGGCGCTGCACACAGGGCGAAAGATTTTAGGCCGACTAGAAGTCAGTAGTGACAGCCCAACCAAGCTGCGGGGGTTCTGGAACAAAGTGAGTAGGATCCCAGTGAAAAGATACAGCGATGATCAAGGTTCGCAGGTGGAGACCGAGAAGGcggaaagagaaggagaagacgAGAAGATCGTTAAAGGTGAGGCTGAGCCCATACCTGCGCCGGATGGAGGTCCCAGCGCCGTCGACAAAGTCTTACCTCACAGTCAAGCTAGCAGGCTGCCGCCGGTCCCAACTCTGGTAGAGCCCTCTGCCGGCACTACTGCGTCGTCCTCCACACCCAAAATCGACGCCGCGTCTGCCAAAGATTCAGTCACCGATCGCGGGACCAGCAGCTCCCTGGGGTTAGGGGATCTGGAAGCAAGCAAGAGCAAGGAGACGCCAAAGAACATGTGCTGTCTTTTGCCCGACAATGCCGAAGAAGAGCTGGTGCAGAGGCTGAAAAGAAAGATGCTTTCTTCCAAGTTCGACAGAAgcagcatcaacagcagcagaatCAAGACCCCGACGCCGATACCGTTAGCTCGGAGGAAGAGCTGGTTGTCGGAACCAAAGGCAGAGACGTCTCACGACCCTTTGCTCGGTGCCAAGATCCCACCTTACGCCAGCGGAGCCGCTCCTGAGGACGAAAAATGCGACGTCCAAGGCGATCAGACAAGCCCGTCTCAGGACGGAGCGCATCGAGCGTCTAAAAGGTAA
- the LOC112573818 gene encoding uncharacterized protein LOC112573818 isoform X2 has product MNHKYPMEDYFVTWKQEDALEVLLDYLYLMQEAANAYATELIWAFLLMIGAVSLWIWRLLGLQEAERHHLYMANSRPVFSRYLSPFQPSYFAAVYKSRLAAKDRSTSDGGGILSSSDITTSHDELFYKYRPVPRGLWRSYDAKAENERSAPEERFLGQSNTKGGARNLGMFPSPRYHSPSLKLLGRQRSSSTARLSSIDKPKKTEHQRSPEHYRFKSSHRLQQPMNSFDDTRFVEISTESTAVVRKQDNLQDLSEQTTRLTCDQDWTVAGDRNKGIAPSDDPIHGALHTGRKILGRLEVSSDSPTKLRGFWNKVSRIPVKRYSDDQGSQVETEKAEREGEDEKIVKGEAEPIPAPDGGPSAVDKVLPHSQASRLPPVPTLVEPSAGTTASSSTPKIDAASAKDSVTDRGTSSSLGLGDLEASKSKETPKNMCCLLPDNAEEELVQRLKRKMLSSKFDRSSINSSRIKTPTPIPLARRKSWLSEPKAETSHDPLLGAKIPPYASGAAPEDEKCDVQGDQTSPSQDGAHRASKR; this is encoded by the exons ATGAACCATAAATATCCAATGGAAGATTACTTTGTAACCTGG AAGCAGGAAGATGCGCTGGAAGTTTTGCTGGACTACCTCTACCTGATGCAGGAAGCAGCAAACGCATATGCCACAGAACTCATCTGGGCCTT CCTACTGATGATTGGCGCTGTAAGTCTGTGGATATGGCGTTTACTGGGCCTGCAGGAAGCCGAGCGTCATCACCTGTACATGGCCAACTCCCGCCCGGTTTTCTCGCGATACTTGTCGCCTTTCCAACCTTCCTACTTTGCGGCG GTTTACAAGAGTCGGTTGGCTGCTAAAGACAGATCCACAT CTGATGGTGGAGGCATCCTCAGTTCCAGTGACATAACAACTAG TCACGATGAACTGTTTTACAAGTACCGCCCCGTTCCTCGAGGACTCTGGCGCTCTTATGACGCCAAGGCGGAAAACGAGCGATCTGCTCCGGAAGAGAGGTTTCTGGGACAGAGCAACACCAAAGGTGGCGCAAGGAACCTGGGGATGTTCCCATCTCCTCGCTATCACTCTCCAAGCCTCAAACTGCTCGGCAGGCAAAG GTCAAGTAGCACCGCGAGACTGTCATCGATTGACAAGCCTAAAAAAACCGAGCACCAGCGGTCGCCGGAGCATTACCGATTCAAGTCCTCCCATCGACTACAGCAACCCATGAACTCTTTCGACGACACGCGCTTCGTGGAGATTTCGACGGAGTCCACGGCCGTGGTTCGCAAGCAGGATAACCTTCAGGATCTGTCGGAGCAGACCACTCGTCTAACTTGCGATCAGGACTGGACAGTCGCCGGCGACAGAAACAAGGGCATAGCACCTTCTGATGACCCGATCCACGGGGCGCTGCACACAGGGCGAAAGATTTTAGGCCGACTAGAAGTCAGTAGTGACAGCCCAACCAAGCTGCGGGGGTTCTGGAACAAAGTGAGTAGGATCCCAGTGAAAAGATACAGCGATGATCAAGGTTCGCAGGTGGAGACCGAGAAGGcggaaagagaaggagaagacgAGAAGATCGTTAAAGGTGAGGCTGAGCCCATACCTGCGCCGGATGGAGGTCCCAGCGCCGTCGACAAAGTCTTACCTCACAGTCAAGCTAGCAGGCTGCCGCCGGTCCCAACTCTGGTAGAGCCCTCTGCCGGCACTACTGCGTCGTCCTCCACACCCAAAATCGACGCCGCGTCTGCCAAAGATTCAGTCACCGATCGCGGGACCAGCAGCTCCCTGGGGTTAGGGGATCTGGAAGCAAGCAAGAGCAAGGAGACGCCAAAGAACATGTGCTGTCTTTTGCCCGACAATGCCGAAGAAGAGCTGGTGCAGAGGCTGAAAAGAAAGATGCTTTCTTCCAAGTTCGACAGAAgcagcatcaacagcagcagaatCAAGACCCCGACGCCGATACCGTTAGCTCGGAGGAAGAGCTGGTTGTCGGAACCAAAGGCAGAGACGTCTCACGACCCTTTGCTCGGTGCCAAGATCCCACCTTACGCCAGCGGAGCCGCTCCTGAGGACGAAAAATGCGACGTCCAAGGCGATCAGACAAGCCCGTCTCAGGACGGAGCGCATCGAGCGTCTAAAAGGTAA
- the LOC112573818 gene encoding uncharacterized protein LOC112573818 isoform X1 → MNHKYPMEDYFVTWKQEDALEVLLDYLYLMQEAANAYATELIWAFLLMIGAVSLWIWRLLGLQEAERHHLYMANSRPVFSRYLSPFQPSYFAAVYKSRLAAKDRSTSDGGGILSSSDITTSGHDELFYKYRPVPRGLWRSYDAKAENERSAPEERFLGQSNTKGGARNLGMFPSPRYHSPSLKLLGRQRSSSTARLSSIDKPKKTEHQRSPEHYRFKSSHRLQQPMNSFDDTRFVEISTESTAVVRKQDNLQDLSEQTTRLTCDQDWTVAGDRNKGIAPSDDPIHGALHTGRKILGRLEVSSDSPTKLRGFWNKVSRIPVKRYSDDQGSQVETEKAEREGEDEKIVKGEAEPIPAPDGGPSAVDKVLPHSQASRLPPVPTLVEPSAGTTASSSTPKIDAASAKDSVTDRGTSSSLGLGDLEASKSKETPKNMCCLLPDNAEEELVQRLKRKMLSSKFDRSSINSSRIKTPTPIPLARRKSWLSEPKAETSHDPLLGAKIPPYASGAAPEDEKCDVQGDQTSPSQDGAHRASKR, encoded by the exons ATGAACCATAAATATCCAATGGAAGATTACTTTGTAACCTGG AAGCAGGAAGATGCGCTGGAAGTTTTGCTGGACTACCTCTACCTGATGCAGGAAGCAGCAAACGCATATGCCACAGAACTCATCTGGGCCTT CCTACTGATGATTGGCGCTGTAAGTCTGTGGATATGGCGTTTACTGGGCCTGCAGGAAGCCGAGCGTCATCACCTGTACATGGCCAACTCCCGCCCGGTTTTCTCGCGATACTTGTCGCCTTTCCAACCTTCCTACTTTGCGGCG GTTTACAAGAGTCGGTTGGCTGCTAAAGACAGATCCACAT CTGATGGTGGAGGCATCCTCAGTTCCAGTGACATAACAACTAG TGGTCACGATGAACTGTTTTACAAGTACCGCCCCGTTCCTCGAGGACTCTGGCGCTCTTATGACGCCAAGGCGGAAAACGAGCGATCTGCTCCGGAAGAGAGGTTTCTGGGACAGAGCAACACCAAAGGTGGCGCAAGGAACCTGGGGATGTTCCCATCTCCTCGCTATCACTCTCCAAGCCTCAAACTGCTCGGCAGGCAAAG GTCAAGTAGCACCGCGAGACTGTCATCGATTGACAAGCCTAAAAAAACCGAGCACCAGCGGTCGCCGGAGCATTACCGATTCAAGTCCTCCCATCGACTACAGCAACCCATGAACTCTTTCGACGACACGCGCTTCGTGGAGATTTCGACGGAGTCCACGGCCGTGGTTCGCAAGCAGGATAACCTTCAGGATCTGTCGGAGCAGACCACTCGTCTAACTTGCGATCAGGACTGGACAGTCGCCGGCGACAGAAACAAGGGCATAGCACCTTCTGATGACCCGATCCACGGGGCGCTGCACACAGGGCGAAAGATTTTAGGCCGACTAGAAGTCAGTAGTGACAGCCCAACCAAGCTGCGGGGGTTCTGGAACAAAGTGAGTAGGATCCCAGTGAAAAGATACAGCGATGATCAAGGTTCGCAGGTGGAGACCGAGAAGGcggaaagagaaggagaagacgAGAAGATCGTTAAAGGTGAGGCTGAGCCCATACCTGCGCCGGATGGAGGTCCCAGCGCCGTCGACAAAGTCTTACCTCACAGTCAAGCTAGCAGGCTGCCGCCGGTCCCAACTCTGGTAGAGCCCTCTGCCGGCACTACTGCGTCGTCCTCCACACCCAAAATCGACGCCGCGTCTGCCAAAGATTCAGTCACCGATCGCGGGACCAGCAGCTCCCTGGGGTTAGGGGATCTGGAAGCAAGCAAGAGCAAGGAGACGCCAAAGAACATGTGCTGTCTTTTGCCCGACAATGCCGAAGAAGAGCTGGTGCAGAGGCTGAAAAGAAAGATGCTTTCTTCCAAGTTCGACAGAAgcagcatcaacagcagcagaatCAAGACCCCGACGCCGATACCGTTAGCTCGGAGGAAGAGCTGGTTGTCGGAACCAAAGGCAGAGACGTCTCACGACCCTTTGCTCGGTGCCAAGATCCCACCTTACGCCAGCGGAGCCGCTCCTGAGGACGAAAAATGCGACGTCCAAGGCGATCAGACAAGCCCGTCTCAGGACGGAGCGCATCGAGCGTCTAAAAGGTAA